A genomic window from Thermococcus nautili includes:
- a CDS encoding 50S ribosomal protein L2, translating into MGKSLIQQRRGKGTTTFRAPSHRYRGAVKYVPLNVVKEKTLRGVVEEILHDPGRTAPVARVKFEDGTKKLILAPEGVLVGQEVYIGPEAPIAIGNTLPLAKIPEGTYVYNIEGVPGDGGKYVRAGGTYALVVSREKDKVIVQLPSGELKQFKPECRATIGVVAGGGRLEKPIVKAGKAYYIAKARNRFWPKPRGVKMNAVNHPHGGKEHHIGRPSTVSRRAPPGRKVGHIAARRTGRRK; encoded by the coding sequence ATGGGAAAGAGTCTCATACAGCAGAGGAGGGGTAAGGGAACCACAACCTTCCGCGCTCCTTCCCACAGGTACAGGGGCGCCGTTAAGTACGTTCCTCTCAACGTCGTGAAGGAGAAGACCCTCAGGGGAGTCGTTGAGGAAATCCTCCACGACCCCGGAAGGACTGCTCCCGTCGCTCGCGTTAAGTTCGAGGACGGAACCAAGAAGCTCATCCTCGCCCCCGAAGGCGTTCTCGTCGGCCAGGAGGTCTACATCGGACCCGAGGCTCCGATAGCGATAGGCAACACCCTCCCGCTCGCCAAGATACCGGAGGGAACCTACGTTTACAACATCGAGGGCGTTCCGGGCGACGGCGGAAAGTACGTCAGGGCTGGAGGAACCTACGCCCTCGTCGTCAGCAGGGAGAAGGACAAGGTCATCGTTCAGCTTCCGAGCGGTGAGCTCAAGCAGTTCAAGCCCGAGTGCAGGGCCACTATCGGTGTCGTTGCCGGCGGTGGAAGGCTTGAGAAGCCAATAGTCAAGGCTGGTAAGGCCTACTACATCGCCAAGGCCAGGAACAGGTTCTGGCCCAAGCCGAGGGGTGTCAAGATGAACGCCGTCAACCACCCGCACGGTGGTAAGGAGCACCACATCGGTAGGCCCTCGACCGTTTCGAGGCGCGCTCCGCCCGGAAGGAAGGTCGGTCACATAGCCGCGAGAAGAACCGGTAGGAGGAAGTGA
- a CDS encoding 50S ribosomal protein L23 — MDPYKVIIRPLVTEKAVSLIERENKLTFIVDRRATKADIKRAVEEMFNVKVEKVNTLITMRGEKKAYVKLKPEYDASEIAARLGLF, encoded by the coding sequence ATGGACCCCTATAAGGTTATCATAAGGCCGCTCGTTACCGAAAAGGCCGTTTCGCTCATAGAGAGGGAGAACAAGCTCACCTTCATAGTGGACAGAAGAGCTACCAAGGCCGACATCAAGAGGGCCGTGGAAGAGATGTTCAACGTCAAGGTCGAGAAGGTCAACACCCTCATCACCATGAGGGGCGAGAAGAAGGCCTACGTCAAGCTCAAGCCCGAATACGACGCGAGTGAGATTGCCGCAAGGTTGGGATTGTTCTGA